A single genomic interval of Waddliaceae bacterium harbors:
- a CDS encoding protease-like activity factor CPAF: MKACITLLLSCCFFFSTAMASDGEKGSASFQTRKQMCSDLDIIQTILSNHYAPAEWKKQHIGWDLEREVEKAKSSIWDMSEISVKDYQLILQNFFKTMKDYHTSVFFVSTEMASLPFEVHGVNDKIFITGIDRKKLPKESFPFEIGDELVLFDGVPAYEVVVDLQNRYSGDNNSETDRRFAEGFVTTRLGFFGHDVPRGPIIIDVKPKNDENTYSHQLSWEYVPEKINNDTPLFKSGTKEFSLRERAEAILDNNVKALKKFFPEEKKISSWSFGARESTIPELGNIVWKTKDDDLFNAYIFESPQQKRVGYIRIPTYMPDCSRCFLDEYVDAFAKIIEKFDSETDALIIDQINNPGGLVSYVYVLSSMLTKTALETPKHKMAISQENVFFAAMLLPELENIKSDDDAKAAFGDTFLGYPVSYEFVRIFIDYCRFIIEQWNKGSQITEPYHFLGMDYINPHYKANYTKPLMVVVNELDVSGGDFFPAILQDNQRATIFGTKTSGAGGMISVFQYPNIFGVRGFSYTTTIAERADKNPIENLGVKPDVEYSLTENDFQHGYKEYANAIVSAVETIFINDIEEDTVLINNDIEEEKEIVAVDDINDIDDFDEEFDVIEEYDGEEEYEVNDDTDESDGSELAESVGEGTE, encoded by the coding sequence ATGAAGGCATGTATTACATTATTACTTTCTTGTTGTTTCTTTTTTTCGACGGCGATGGCTTCTGATGGGGAGAAGGGATCGGCTTCGTTTCAAACGAGGAAGCAGATGTGTTCAGATCTCGATATTATACAGACTATATTGTCGAACCATTATGCTCCTGCGGAATGGAAAAAACAGCATATTGGGTGGGACCTTGAAAGAGAGGTTGAGAAGGCGAAAAGCTCTATATGGGATATGTCAGAGATCTCTGTAAAAGACTACCAGTTGATTTTACAAAATTTTTTCAAGACGATGAAAGACTATCACACTTCTGTTTTTTTCGTTTCTACTGAAATGGCATCCCTACCTTTTGAGGTTCATGGTGTTAATGATAAGATCTTTATAACAGGTATCGACCGTAAAAAACTACCAAAAGAAAGCTTTCCTTTTGAGATAGGCGATGAGCTTGTGCTTTTTGACGGCGTTCCTGCTTATGAGGTTGTTGTTGACCTGCAAAATCGATATTCTGGCGATAATAATAGTGAAACAGATAGAAGGTTTGCTGAAGGGTTTGTCACGACTCGCCTAGGGTTTTTCGGTCATGATGTCCCCCGTGGGCCTATTATAATAGATGTAAAGCCAAAGAATGATGAGAACACGTATTCTCATCAGCTTTCATGGGAGTATGTCCCCGAAAAAATCAATAACGACACGCCGCTTTTTAAGAGCGGAACAAAAGAGTTTTCTTTACGTGAAAGAGCAGAGGCTATTCTTGATAATAACGTAAAAGCACTAAAAAAGTTTTTTCCTGAAGAGAAAAAAATATCATCATGGTCTTTTGGAGCTCGAGAAAGCACCATCCCGGAGCTTGGAAATATTGTATGGAAGACAAAAGATGACGATTTGTTTAATGCATATATTTTCGAGTCTCCACAACAAAAAAGGGTGGGGTATATACGAATACCAACTTATATGCCCGACTGTTCTCGTTGTTTTCTTGATGAATATGTCGATGCTTTTGCTAAGATCATAGAAAAGTTTGATTCTGAAACAGACGCTCTTATAATAGACCAGATTAACAACCCTGGAGGGCTGGTAAGCTATGTTTATGTTTTGTCGTCGATGTTGACGAAGACGGCGCTGGAGACGCCAAAGCATAAGATGGCGATATCACAAGAGAATGTTTTTTTTGCTGCTATGCTCCTTCCAGAGCTTGAAAATATAAAATCAGATGACGATGCTAAAGCTGCTTTTGGAGACACGTTTTTAGGCTATCCTGTAAGCTATGAATTCGTACGTATTTTTATCGATTATTGTAGGTTTATTATAGAGCAATGGAATAAAGGTTCTCAAATAACAGAGCCTTATCATTTTTTAGGTATGGACTATATAAATCCTCATTATAAAGCGAACTATACGAAGCCTCTTATGGTAGTTGTTAATGAGCTTGATGTTTCAGGAGGGGACTTTTTTCCGGCGATATTGCAAGACAATCAACGTGCAACGATTTTTGGAACTAAGACCTCTGGTGCAGGAGGAATGATAAGCGTTTTTCAATATCCTAATATTTTCGGTGTTAGGGGGTTCTCTTATACAACGACCATTGCCGAGCGTGCCGATAAAAATCCTATAGAGAACCTTGGTGTAAAGCCAGACGTTGAATATAGCCTTACCGAAAACGATTTTCAACATGGCTACAAAGAGTATGCCAATGCTATTGTTTCGGCCGTGGAAACTATTTTTATTAACGACATTGAAGAAGATACGGTCTTAATTAACAACGATATCGAAGAAGAAAAAGAGATTGTTGCTGTTGATGATATTAACGATATTGATGATTTCGATGAAGAATTTGATGTTATAGAAGAGTATGACGGAGAAGAAGAATATGAAGTCAATGATGATACCGACGAATCAGATGGATCCGAGCTGGCAGAAAGTGTTGGCGAAGGAACTGAGTGA
- the ung gene encoding uracil-DNA glycosylase produces MIPTNQMDPSWQKVLAKELSEPYIAGLAAFVEKERASGVPIYPTKEFVFNAFKQTPYDAVKVVIVGQDPYHGPGQAHGLCFSVNKGVTIPPSLKNIFKELIADVGISPPYHGSLLSWAQQGILLLNTTLTVRQGSPQSHRGKGWERFTDAVINLLGERQEPIIFVLWGRSAQEKRPLIGKHHTILTAAHPSPFSVQGFLGCRHFSKINEILISYGKDPIDWEIT; encoded by the coding sequence ATGATACCGACGAATCAGATGGATCCGAGCTGGCAGAAAGTGTTGGCGAAGGAACTGAGTGAGCCGTATATTGCCGGGCTTGCCGCTTTTGTTGAGAAAGAACGTGCTTCAGGGGTTCCAATATACCCCACGAAAGAGTTTGTTTTTAATGCTTTTAAGCAGACGCCCTATGATGCTGTTAAAGTAGTAATTGTTGGGCAGGACCCATATCATGGGCCAGGACAAGCTCACGGGCTTTGTTTCAGCGTTAATAAAGGCGTTACAATTCCTCCGTCGCTTAAAAACATCTTTAAAGAGCTTATTGCTGACGTTGGCATATCACCGCCGTATCATGGTTCGCTACTTTCTTGGGCGCAACAAGGAATACTTTTGTTGAACACAACTCTTACTGTACGACAGGGGAGTCCTCAGTCACATCGCGGCAAAGGATGGGAGCGCTTTACAGACGCTGTTATCAATCTTCTTGGAGAGCGGCAGGAGCCAATTATCTTTGTGTTGTGGGGACGTTCTGCACAAGAGAAGAGGCCTCTCATTGGAAAACATCATACCATTTTAACGGCAGCGCATCCATCGCCGTTTTCGGTACAGGGCTTTCTTGGGTGCAGGCATTTTTCGAAGATAAACGAGATTCTTATAAGCTATGGCAAAGATCCTATAGACTGGGAAATAACGTGA